A portion of the Calothrix sp. 336/3 genome contains these proteins:
- a CDS encoding RluA family pseudouridine synthase, with the protein MTLLQPLTDFISIDFIPNDPSPTYYYEGKCPQTGEILRLPRTPLVEAIAHGLMELLGSNNFYSREGKMYGVLLVQLANGEQRVLKAFSGLLDGVGKGWVPAIPGREKVAFAEAKTLAELEYIKQKLIALEQLPQRVEYKILLNEFEEGWQRMRSRHQQSQQERQVKRQILSTLSSEEILGQEIEKLDEESRKEGIERRNFKRERNATLQPFIEIVAEADEEIRKLKRQRQELSRKLQSQMHAVYTLTNFAGKSLSLEELGLGGLPTGTGDCCAPKLLHYAATHQLKPVAIAEFWWGSTGDDKVPGKFYGACSDRCQPIMGFLLSGMKSDMMQPDVGYVAGDKQELTIIYQDEWLIAVNKPPGLLSVPGRYFDTQDCVVSRLHQEFSEDTQFTAVHRLDRETSGILLIAKDLHTYRHLSQQFQQRQIHKIYEAVIGGVVNTDCGVINLPLWGNPEQRPYQEVNFVYGKESLTKFQVMGREGEYTRIEFIPFTGRTHQLRVHAADSRGIGKAILGDRLYGCEKAAPRLHLHAREISFYHPGLQENMTLRVEADF; encoded by the coding sequence ATGACATTACTACAACCACTTACGGATTTTATCAGTATTGATTTTATACCTAATGACCCATCTCCCACTTACTATTATGAAGGAAAATGCCCCCAAACCGGAGAAATATTGCGGTTGCCACGTACTCCCTTAGTAGAGGCGATCGCCCACGGTTTAATGGAACTCCTTGGTAGTAACAATTTTTATAGCCGTGAGGGCAAAATGTACGGCGTATTACTAGTACAGCTTGCCAATGGGGAACAAAGGGTACTGAAAGCATTTTCCGGGTTGCTAGATGGTGTGGGTAAGGGTTGGGTTCCCGCAATTCCTGGGAGGGAAAAGGTGGCTTTTGCGGAGGCAAAAACTTTGGCAGAGCTGGAATATATTAAGCAAAAGTTGATAGCCCTGGAACAGTTACCACAACGGGTAGAGTATAAAATTTTACTAAATGAGTTTGAGGAAGGTTGGCAACGGATGCGATCGCGGCACCAGCAGAGTCAGCAGGAGAGACAAGTTAAGCGCCAAATATTAAGCACGTTGTCATCAGAGGAAATACTGGGGCAAGAAATAGAGAAGTTGGATGAAGAGAGCCGCAAAGAGGGGATTGAACGCCGTAATTTCAAACGGGAACGCAATGCTACTTTACAGCCTTTTATCGAAATTGTTGCCGAAGCTGATGAGGAAATACGGAAATTAAAGCGGCAGCGTCAAGAATTATCTCGGAAATTACAGTCACAGATGCACGCTGTTTATACTTTGACAAATTTTGCGGGCAAATCTCTGTCTCTAGAAGAATTAGGATTAGGTGGTTTACCAACGGGTACAGGTGATTGCTGCGCTCCCAAGTTACTACACTATGCAGCGACTCATCAGTTAAAACCAGTGGCGATCGCGGAATTTTGGTGGGGTTCTACTGGTGATGATAAGGTTCCCGGAAAATTCTACGGTGCTTGTAGCGATCGCTGTCAACCGATAATGGGTTTTTTACTGTCTGGAATGAAATCTGACATGATGCAGCCAGATGTGGGGTATGTGGCAGGGGATAAGCAAGAATTAACGATTATTTATCAAGATGAATGGTTAATTGCTGTCAATAAACCTCCTGGTTTGCTCTCAGTACCGGGGCGCTATTTTGATACCCAAGATTGTGTGGTGAGTCGTTTACATCAAGAATTTTCTGAGGATACCCAATTCACTGCTGTGCATCGTTTAGACAGGGAAACATCAGGAATTCTCTTGATAGCAAAAGATTTACACACCTATCGTCATCTGAGTCAACAATTTCAGCAACGACAAATTCACAAGATATATGAGGCTGTAATCGGGGGTGTAGTAAATACTGATTGTGGTGTAATTAATTTGCCTTTATGGGGAAATCCCGAACAGCGCCCCTACCAGGAAGTCAATTTTGTATATGGGAAGGAAAGCCTGACAAAATTTCAGGTAATGGGCAGGGAAGGAGAATATACAAGGATAGAATTTATACCTTTCACTGGGCGAACTCACCAATTACGGGTTCATGCTGCTGACAGTCGGGGAATTGGAAAGGCAATTTTAGGCGATCGCCTCTATGGATGTGAAAAAGCAGCACCTCGCTTACATCTCCATGCCAGGGAAATTTCTTTTTATCATCCTGGTTTGCAAGAGAATATGACATTGCGAGTGGAGGCAGATTTTTAA